Part of the Pseudoliparis swirei isolate HS2019 ecotype Mariana Trench chromosome 3, NWPU_hadal_v1, whole genome shotgun sequence genome, tttaaaagttaAAGTGTATATGATACTCAGTTACTTCTAATTAGTTTGACAGCTGTTGCATTGCACCAGAGTCAGATGACAGTGTGAGGCAACTACTTCCACCGATACAAGCCATAGACTGGATAGTAAGTAGGACGTCATGTCAGCTCCTTGAAGCCAAAACATCTGGATCTTGGTGGCTGGCTGCAGTTTAGGTCAGAAAGCCTTCTCCATGTTAGCGGAGGGACCAAATCAAATAATCAAGGAAATGTCAAATACATTCTTCACAAAGACAATTCCTGGCACTTTATTGAGATCTTATTGAGCTGATGTGTGTTCGTAGCAACAATATTTGTTCTAGTTTTTACATACCATTAAACGAGGGCGGAACAAAAATAATGAACAGCTATGATTATCTATTGATAAACGAGCTGCGGCTGTGCTCGGCTCGCGATTGGTTCAGACGCGTATGTGGGCGGGACTTTGGTCTCGCTCCACTGCCCAATCACCACTGCAGGGACTCAGTTAAACTTCAAAAGtgctagagatgcaccgatcaggtttttggtgccgatcaccgatcactgaaatcagtatctgccgatcaccgataataccgatcactgaaatcagtatctgccgatcaccgataataccgatcactgaaatcagtatctgccgatcaccgataataccgaccACCGATCACGGAGTCGATTGaaacattctatttattgtgtagcattattgcctaggactatgaggaaatacatatataaagcaactcaaacattaaagaaattaccgatttctttaaacatttaggacttttactttgaaaaatgtcctaattgatacattaaaattgtttgattgctattgtaggggatttcagatatgtatggaacacatctgcatcattcatttcctggaactcttggagaaatctatttacaggactttttttaacattcaaaagtctgacttatttttataaactcttccttggtatagtaaaaatgttttaatgttagcataatttaagctaaatctcagaaacgatctataaagatacaaaatcagttcattgtttacttttatatgctagtgtatgatttgtcgtcatcttattttgataaacggatgttgtttcacgtggttctttccgctaactttgcaaaaccggatgttgccacttaaatccttccgctaactttatcaaaaccctcgcgcgctcccgatcgaatgcgtttaccgtgaacatcagtctataggggcagacatgtgagagtcggctcagttgacccagtgattcaactcgggggaccgggacgccgctcggtggtgaggatcccctcgtggacctctcactctgcggccctcgccgggcgcatcgtctccgttgaggtgcgcggcgattgaaacgtctctgatagttctcgcagatgttacgtcatctgatcggccgttttgatcggccgttttgagaacgccgatcaaaaccgataatgggaatatcggccgatatggatcggtgcatccctaaaaaGTGCCAAAGCTGGCAGCTCCCGTATCCGTGACGTTCTGGCTTCATTCTCGCACAGCGGGAGAAAGTGGAGCTGCGTCGCGTATCTAAATATACAGTCTATAATACAAACCCATTCATCATGACAGGCCAGTTACACTGTGACGAAATGTAATGGTGAAGATTATGTCAAAACAATTAAACGGTGGAATTAAACTTAACGGTACTTGCAGTGCAACATTTGTGGTGCTGACGATTTAGAATGTGTTCAGTTTTGAGAGATTCTGGAGTCGTTTAACTATATTACATTATAAAGAAACGTGTTTCTATTGTTTTGTCCATCCAATCTATATCGATGAGGGTAGGCTGAACAGCAGAGCATCCTCTCTGTATAATGCTTTACAGTTCAACGGCATCACAAATAGTTTTACTCCAATTGACCTGATGCAACAGGCAGCCACTTCAGAACTGCTGAAGAATTTTTAACCAAAGGTTTTAGAAAAAGGTTAAAGTTGAGAATACTTGCCCTGAAAACATGAAGCTAGATCCCTGTTGAACATCACTCAAACGCAGTCTCTTGGCTTTTTCGTACACAACGGGCAACTTTCCTTTTGAATGCGCCGTGTCTGTCTTCCCGCCACTCTTTCTGCAGAAGAAAAGgacaataaatagaaaaatacagtaattgtattcagataccttttcttttctatttgaaCTTCTTTTTCAACAAGTAAACTTACTGCAGCATCCACGTTGGCTGGTGAGTCCCCATTTGGGTCCGCCAACATAGAGATTACACTAATCATGATGGTTTCCACTGTGTGGATGGGCAGCCAGCGTTCCTCTGGTTTCTCATAGCCGTACTTGTCCTCTCCAGGTTCATGCAAAATGGAGATACAGACATCTCCATTCTTGTTAActggaaataaaacaaacaaatatgcaGAATACGATTTATGAAGCAGGAAATGATTTTTGCTGTTCTTATGGTATAATGATTAATGATGCTGTTTATATACACCGTCTAGATGAAAAATATTTGCCTCTACttttaaatcaatatttatGTCTATCAGCGTTGCACATGTGCATATCTTTCTACCCAGTCGGCAGGCCTTTACACACCAGGGGCGTGACgaataaaagacacaaaaatTAGAAACACTCTGCAGAAGATATATTTTGCAGAACTATTCATACTTGCAGCGATGAACATTTGTGACACAATAGATCTGTGCAGGAGTAATCTGCTGGGATATTATTGACCCGGAGCGGCTCCGCCAGCCTGTCTGAGGTAAACTGTTGTAAAGCCTAAGCTCCTGGACGCTATTTTATTGAGTATCCTTTTAGCTAAATGCTCCGAGTGATTTTTCCCCTTGTAAACAATTAGGCAGTATTGagggctttttgttgttgtacacTATAGTGAACATTTTGGATATGTCTGTTCCGCTTGTGGTTGGTTGATGCCTTTATTCGCAGGGCGAGGGCAGAAAATTTGACCTTGCCCCGAAATAAAGGAAGTCCCTTTTGCTTAGAAATAttcacgttatgtatgtacagttaataataaatacatcgaTGCttgatttaattgcattaccttttctctttaaaaaaaaaatgccccTGGTGTCTAAAGGCCTTTATTTGCAAAGCTTCTCAGATTATGTTAAAAAAATTGGCAACGATGAATGACAAGCAATCTAGATTTTGACTCGACAAGGAAATTATTCCTGTTTTGAAACCATAACCACATAACTTAAATTGTATTAACTTTGTAAAGCAACAAAAAAgtacttaaaaaaacaactgcacACTAGTATAAGTCAAACTCGGATCATTCTACTTGACATCAACATGAGCAAAAACTAAATTTGTATGTTTATACTACGTTAAAAATGGTACAAAACATTTGATTGTTAATATACGATAGTAATCTGTAACACATTTACATGTTAGAAGGAATCGTGACtaaaaataaatctatataaACCGAGCACTACTCAGTTTTTACCAACATGACAGACCATGgtgcatttcagtttattttgatgtAAATTGCATTTCTCAACGGTACTTACAAAACAAAATTCGCACCTTGTTCAATCGTGAGTTAGAACTGTTTGAAGTTAACTCTACGAGGAAAGTATTGCTCTGAATGTTTCTTAATTTAACGGTACCTTAAATTTATGACTTCATGGCGTAGCATAGAATTAGCTTTAAGTTTACATTCTATTTCATGAATTGCGTGTCGATCTTCCTTGGTAATAAAACTCCTAAACATGTCTAAAATGGAGCTTCGTACGGGTCGTGCTACGAACAAAGGCAAAATCATTCAGTGTGCTCCAACTGTACCTACCATTAGGGTGCCAAATATCTGTGATAAATTTCATTTTAGGTGGCCTGAGAGGGTAGTCTTTTGGAAATGTCAGATGAGCTTTAAAAACGCCACCTTCACtgtgaacaaaaaaacagaatagGTGAATTTTGATTACATTTCAAGGCAAGAGGAATAAGAGTTGTTACACAACATAACATCTCTTAGACTATATTTAAAGACAATGATAGACTTACTACAGTGTATCTGGAGGACCGATGATGAGGACTTCCCATCTGTAGAGATCATTATCCTCGATCAGTCCTGCCGAGAACCCTTCCACTGGGTTTTTGTTCAGCTCTAGATACAAATACAAATGCCTAAGTCAGCCAACCATTAATTTCTATCATaatgcctccacacacacacatcacgtgCAACTCATAATTGTACACATACTTTCAACTTGCAATGTTGGATTATTAATTATAGAACAATTACAAACTCAGATACCATAACCGCTTATATTGAGTTTGACACTGAGGGTCTACAAAAGATGACATGATCTTAGTGAGTTACTATGACATCTTATGTACTACTAAATTAACTTGAATGTAACAAAATAGGGGGAAACTGTTAAAGAATTTTAGGAAAATATAATATTTCTaaccaaacccccaaaaaatcattGAGTTGGCATAAGTCGATACATCTCAGGAATAATATAGAGAATGTTATGACACCGCAACTCCTCATATTTCTCCCAGTATTCATCCGTTTTTTTATGGACAGtttcatgtttcttttcttctgaatTCATAATTCTTATGAGCAACTGTAAAACACATACCGTGCCAACTCAAAATGACAGTTGGCACTGGCACTAACTCAGTGGTCATGAGGCTGAATTAATTGGACATTTTGCACAATAAATTATTTGTTTATTGGTAAATCTAGGAACAGGTACAGTGTGTGCTGGTAATTCAACATTTCTGCATTTCCACTTGCAATAGCTGCCTTTGTGTTTCAAATGTGATACTTTCCGTTGCACCACTGCCTTTAGTACAGAAATAAGTGAGTTTCCACAACACTTAAGATTCTATAAGTGTATATCCAAAACAAAGAACATGTATTTGTCAATGACACTGTGCTTAATCCATAATTAAACAGCCTCTGCAACATATCCAGGTTTGTATAAGAAGGCAACTTAAACATTATTTGTTCAATTCAATCAAATGCCCCAAATGTGCAGGTACATGTCCATTATCAATTAACTATGGAGAGTACCTGAAAGCTACAAAGGAGTACATTATGGTCCTGAGAGGTTGCTGATGGAAAAAATAATCTTAGTAAAAACAGGTACCTCTAACATGCTTAAGCCAAACACATTAAACAACGTGGCTTTCGTAAAGATGCCAATAATAGGGTCGCTAAATGAAGATATATTGTGAGATTATCGTTATCTTGTTAGCTTGACGTGTGGAAGCTAACAACACTGACAGCTAACTTTAGCATACAGATGTAGCGCGTTTGCTAACGTtagttaaatatgtaaataattatatatggtTAGCAAGAGAAATAAGGTAAACTATGAAGAAAATAACTTatgtttgaatatatatatatatatagcaatcaCCATTACATCGATCGCATAACTATCAAACACCATGTCCGAAAATACTAAACGCCACTTGTTATGTcgcataaaataaatgtaaagacaGGCTAATGTTAGGCTAACTGTGTTTCGCTAGCACACCAGTCGGGACTTTTGACAGCGGCTTTCCACCGAGATCAGTCCGCGGCGTCGAAGCAAGTTGGTCTCACATCACACTGGAGGCCTTGACTTGTTAAGAGTGGGATGTGCTACCATCACAACTCAGTTCATGTTGTGAGGGTGGCGTGGGGAGATTCAGGGAAGCAGTTTGCGCCGCCAGCTCCGTTTGAATCCAGGCTAACGCGGCAGTGTTCGCTCACCGCTAGCTCGGCGTCACTTAGCACTGAGGTTTTATTACCTGCAAGCTGTCTTCTGAGTAACAGCACTGACTGCGGATCTGTCATAGTATAGCTAATATGATGCAGCAATATATAATGGTACTATTTTGAGGTAACAGAGTTAAATCAACGATCACAAAACTGTTCTTCGTCCCCTCTATTTTCCGTTTAGTATTCTCATCATTCTTCTTCTGCGgcgtcttcttctgctgctgctgctgtttttttcttcttcttcgtcttctttggGATTTTACAGAAGCCGGCATCCTGAGTGACGCACAACTGCCATCTTGTGGAGATAGCACAAATCATATCCTTCAAGAAGAATACAAATCAATCACGCAATGGTATCTTGAAAATAGTTTCTGATCCTTGattctttcttatttttaacCTCACCCCTCTTATATCGAATACTCTATTTTAAACTAATTATAGAGGTTAGTTAGTCTTTATTTTATAACTCCTATAATAGCAATATTGCTTTCTAATTAGCTTCCAGCTGGACTATTACCAAACAGGCAATTACCAAtgtaaattaattaatgtaGGAATGATGCATTTCTTGGGGAAAATGTTGGCAAGTATctttatgttttaaaataataataaataatcaaggtttttttatttatttatgttagacACCTGTGGCCTCTGCTGTTAGAAATACCCATTTGACATGGATTGGATGGAAATTGTAAATTCTTTGGACCCTTTCTCTACAGAACATGAAATAAAGAAAGTTGGACCATTTATGATGTTTTGAGTGTCATTAACATTATTGACTTGAAATCTGGTCAGACGGGAATTgtctgaagaactatttaatcCAACCTCCAGACAATTCCCGTCTGACCACATTTTAACTCAACAATGTAAATGACAGTCACGGGTTGCGGAGAGTAATGCTTGGTTCATGAACGTAGCATTAGGCTTGGACCGTTGTTTGTGCTTTGTTGTTTAAGTATACCcagccttcttggagtcgg contains:
- the ube2g1a gene encoding ubiquitin-conjugating enzyme E2 G1a, translating into MTDPQSVLLLRRQLAELNKNPVEGFSAGLIEDNDLYRWEVLIIGPPDTLYEGGVFKAHLTFPKDYPLRPPKMKFITDIWHPNVNKNGDVCISILHEPGEDKYGYEKPEERWLPIHTVETIMISVISMLADPNGDSPANVDAAKEWREDRHGAFKRKVARCVRKSQETAFE